Within the Armatimonadota bacterium genome, the region ACACCCTGGCGGAACGCCCAGAGCCAAACGTCGCCAGTGGTCCCTGGCGAAAGAGGGATGTTGATGCTGGAGAACTCCGACCCGATCTCCTCGACGCCGCCGGTTCCGGGGTAGATCGTCCTGCCGTCTTGGTGGATGCTGCATGTGAGCACACGCGGGTTGTCGTACCAAATCCACTGGACGCCGTCGCCGTGGTGGACGTCTATGTCCACGTAAGCGACCCGCTCAAAGCGCTCAAGAAGGACATGAACCGCCGCCGCCGGGTCGTTGAAGATGCAGAAGCCGCTCGCCTTGGAGCGCTGGGCGTGGTGGAGTCCCCCGGCCAATGAGAATGCCAAAGGCGCGCCGTCGCGAACCGACTCGGCGGCGGCGATGCTGCCGGCAAGGTAGGCCAGCGAAGCTTCATACATGCCATGGAAGGGCGGGTTGTCGGGGGACCCGAAGCCATACTCTGCCATTTGGCCGCCGACGGGGAACAGACCGTGGTCAATCTCCTCGACCGCGGAGACGTAGGGCTCCGAATGAACCCGCAGCGCGTCTTCCTTCTTGCCCGAGCCAGGGTCTGCGGGTCGGAGGTCGCTCAGCCGATCGATAAGCGTGATTGTTCGGACGAGCCTCTCCGGATTCAAGGGATGGCGCGGCCCGAAGTCGTAGGCGAGCATCCGGGGGTGGTAATAGAACGGCGGCACGGGGTCATTGTGGAAGGAATGGGAGCGATAAGGCATTGGCGAGGGGCGAGGAGGCGAAGAGCGAAGGGCGAAGGGCGAAGACTCTTCTCACCTCAATTCACGGCCCACGGACCACGTACCACGGTTGACGGTTCATGGACCCCGGACCTCAGACCTCGGACCTCAGACCTTGGACCTCGGACCACGAACCCCAGCCCCCCAGCCCTACTCCGCCGACTCCTCGCGGCTGCCGATGTGGCGGACGTCCTTTCCGCGCACCATGAAGACCACCAACTCGGCGACGTTCGTTGCGTGGTCGGCCAGGCGCTCTAGGTACTTGGCG harbors:
- a CDS encoding acetoin utilization protein AcuC — translated: MPPFYYHPRMLAYDFGPRHPLNPERLVRTITLIDRLSDLRPADPGSGKKEDALRVHSEPYVSAVEEIDHGLFPVGGQMAEYGFGSPDNPPFHGMYEASLAYLAGSIAAAESVRDGAPLAFSLAGGLHHAQRSKASGFCIFNDPAAAVHVLLERFERVAYVDIDVHHGDGVQWIWYDNPRVLTCSIHQDGRTIYPGTGGVEEIGSEFSSINIPLSPGTTGDVWLWAFRQGVMAALTRFEPEAVVLQMGTDPHFLDPLARIQVTAQEWLEAIKDVKTLGVPIVAVGGGGYNLLTVPRMWTAATLTLAGIPFEDALPADLAEAWGTPTFFDSVLPGPTGQGLEQAQGVIRRIKEIGLI